The Spirosoma foliorum genome has a window encoding:
- a CDS encoding sensor histidine kinase has product MAATLFSRRYVPVLIHVLGWFLMGYLLFFSQSFNSDIQFPRLFWVRQCIFFGLMVCIFYLNSQRLVPRLLLQGQTSQYILALFAMILTVLILVACVEFGFDLATKMHLAFHPDGKGKPKLYGWLQPTLFTILLVLGISTSIAMLLKWQDDANLRISLEQAKTTSELSFLKAQINPHFFFNTLNNIYALTLIDTETAREAIHRLSRMMRYVLYETQSGTTLMSKELSFVSDYIQLMQLRLTDKVSVTFNTPNPLHDQPIAPMLLLPFVENAFKHGVSAMHPSRIHIAIEQEPNKLLLDVHNTLFVEKAPSLETGNGIGLTNTRRRLDLLYPGQYELQINEHTTAGEYHVHLTLNLA; this is encoded by the coding sequence ATGGCTGCTACTCTGTTTTCCCGACGCTATGTTCCTGTACTGATCCACGTACTGGGCTGGTTTTTAATGGGCTATCTGCTGTTTTTTTCTCAGTCGTTTAATTCAGACATCCAATTTCCTCGTCTTTTCTGGGTCAGACAGTGCATTTTCTTTGGCCTGATGGTTTGCATTTTCTATTTGAATTCGCAGCGACTGGTTCCCCGGTTGCTTTTGCAGGGACAAACCAGTCAATACATTCTGGCCTTATTTGCCATGATTCTTACCGTGCTGATTCTAGTGGCTTGTGTTGAATTCGGCTTTGATCTAGCCACGAAAATGCACCTCGCTTTCCATCCCGATGGCAAGGGGAAACCTAAACTCTATGGCTGGCTTCAGCCTACCTTGTTTACCATTCTGCTCGTGTTAGGGATTAGCACTAGCATTGCGATGTTGTTAAAATGGCAGGATGATGCGAATCTTCGAATCTCCCTTGAACAGGCGAAAACAACCTCCGAACTCTCGTTTCTGAAAGCCCAGATCAACCCTCATTTCTTTTTCAACACGCTCAACAATATTTACGCGCTCACGTTAATCGATACCGAAACGGCCCGTGAAGCTATCCATCGGCTCTCCCGAATGATGCGCTATGTTCTTTATGAAACTCAGTCGGGTACTACCCTGATGAGTAAAGAGTTATCGTTCGTTAGCGACTATATCCAACTTATGCAGTTGCGCCTGACCGATAAAGTGTCTGTTACGTTCAATACGCCAAACCCATTGCATGACCAGCCCATTGCGCCCATGCTCTTGCTTCCCTTTGTAGAAAATGCCTTTAAACACGGCGTCAGTGCCATGCATCCAAGCCGGATACATATCGCCATCGAACAGGAGCCAAATAAATTATTACTCGATGTTCATAATACATTATTTGTTGAAAAAGCGCCCTCGCTCGAAACAGGAAATGGCATTGGCCTGACCAACACCCGCCGTCGGCTCGATCTACTTTATCCAGGGCAGTACGAACTTCAAATCAATGAGCATACGACCGCTGGCGAATACCATGTACACCTTACCCTTAATCTGGCATGA
- a CDS encoding YceI family protein, whose translation MKSILFTVASLLAFSAANAQTWAVDKAHSGVGFTVTHNLLSEVDGKFKTFDATITSAKPDLSDATFAFSADVNSISTDNERRDGHLKSPDFFDAAKFPTLTFKSTSFKKVDGKKYTLVGDLTMHGVTKPVTLAVVMNGPVTAKGMGGKEQEKAGFKVTGTLKRSDFGVGTIPVVVVSDEIELKVTGEFTKQ comes from the coding sequence ATGAAATCGATTCTATTTACAGTTGCTTCTTTACTTGCCTTTTCAGCGGCTAATGCACAAACCTGGGCAGTTGATAAAGCGCACTCAGGCGTAGGATTCACCGTTACGCACAATTTGCTGTCGGAGGTAGATGGTAAGTTTAAAACATTCGATGCCACAATTACATCGGCAAAACCCGATCTGTCGGATGCTACCTTTGCTTTTTCGGCTGACGTAAACAGCATCAGCACCGACAACGAACGGCGCGATGGTCACCTGAAAAGCCCCGATTTCTTTGATGCAGCGAAGTTTCCAACGCTAACGTTCAAGAGCACATCGTTCAAGAAAGTAGACGGTAAAAAGTACACGCTCGTAGGTGACCTGACCATGCATGGTGTAACGAAACCAGTAACCCTGGCGGTTGTGATGAATGGTCCCGTAACCGCGAAAGGCATGGGCGGCAAAGAGCAGGAAAAAGCTGGTTTTAAAGTAACGGGTACCCTGAAACGCTCTGATTTTGGCGTAGGTACAATTCCGGTTGTGGTGGTTAGTGATGAAATCGAACTAAAAGTTACCGGTGAATTCACCAAGCAATAA
- a CDS encoding alpha/beta hydrolase: MASTFRTIELSNPAYEQDGLRSITVKTPNLKGRGDLTVWLPGPDLIGNEPLPLVILLHGVYGSHWAWSLKGGAHRTAERLIREGRIRPMMLAMPSDGLWGDGSGYLPHNSSDFERWIVDDVPQAAAAALPPDQAAIFPSQLFIAGLSMGGFGALRLAAKYPERFKAVCGMSSITHVDQLPLFVEEPLSSYRQANSVDESVLDLMVQNRAKLPPIRFDCGTNDLLIEHNRILHRGLSEQGIAHQYVEYPGGHEWPYWEEHLADALLFFASTV; the protein is encoded by the coding sequence ATGGCCTCAACATTTCGAACAATAGAGCTATCAAATCCGGCTTATGAGCAGGATGGCCTCCGCTCCATCACGGTAAAAACGCCAAATCTGAAAGGTCGGGGTGATTTAACCGTCTGGCTTCCCGGTCCTGATTTGATTGGCAACGAGCCTTTACCGCTCGTCATTCTGTTGCATGGTGTTTACGGCAGCCATTGGGCCTGGTCATTGAAAGGTGGCGCCCACCGAACAGCTGAACGATTAATTCGGGAAGGTCGAATTCGCCCGATGATGCTGGCTATGCCTTCCGATGGTCTTTGGGGCGATGGCAGCGGTTATTTGCCTCATAATAGCTCTGATTTTGAGCGATGGATCGTTGATGATGTACCGCAAGCAGCGGCAGCCGCATTGCCTCCTGATCAAGCGGCCATCTTTCCATCTCAGCTATTTATCGCGGGCTTGTCGATGGGTGGCTTTGGGGCTTTACGATTGGCCGCTAAATACCCTGAACGATTTAAAGCCGTTTGTGGGATGTCATCAATTACGCACGTAGATCAACTTCCCCTTTTTGTCGAAGAGCCACTCAGCTCGTACAGACAAGCCAATTCCGTTGACGAATCTGTACTTGACTTAATGGTACAAAATCGGGCGAAACTCCCGCCAATTCGGTTTGATTGTGGTACGAACGATTTGTTGATCGAACACAATCGTATCCTGCATCGGGGTTTATCGGAGCAAGGCATAGCACACCAATATGTCGAATATCCTGGGGGACATGAATGGCCCTATTGGGAAGAACACCTTGCCGACGCGCTGCTGTTTTTTGCCTCTACTGTCTAA
- a CDS encoding alcohol dehydrogenase catalytic domain-containing protein, with protein MKVEAAIATGTGSFQIDYIDVDEPQGDEVLVEIKAAGICHTDFDSLSWGKPIVMGHEGAGIVRSVGPLVQKVKPGDSVILNWAIPCGHCFQCLEGNQHICEVNSPVTSGNKASGGHAALERTIYNGQPIERSFSLGTMSGATVVREAAVVKTNVPIPFSSAAIVGCGVMTGVGSVMNAAQVKPGRSVVVVGTGGVGLNVIQGARISGAGMIIAVDVNPNRLEMAVRYGATHTILADRADKGLAQAVSQVKQLTGGRGADYAFECTAIPELGAVPLAMVRNAGVACQVSGIEQEISIDMNLFEWDKIYINPLYGKCRPEIDIPILLNLYQKGDLILDDLITRTYSLHQLDTAFDDMLKGRNAKGVLVF; from the coding sequence ATGAAGGTTGAAGCCGCCATTGCTACCGGGACGGGAAGTTTCCAGATTGATTATATTGACGTTGATGAACCGCAGGGTGACGAAGTGCTGGTTGAGATCAAAGCCGCCGGGATTTGCCATACTGACTTCGACTCGCTTTCCTGGGGAAAACCCATCGTTATGGGCCACGAAGGTGCCGGTATAGTCCGCAGTGTAGGCCCGCTTGTTCAGAAAGTCAAACCGGGCGATTCGGTAATCCTTAACTGGGCCATTCCGTGTGGGCATTGCTTTCAATGCCTGGAAGGCAATCAGCATATCTGCGAAGTAAACTCGCCGGTTACGTCCGGCAATAAAGCCAGTGGCGGTCATGCGGCCCTGGAGCGTACCATCTACAACGGACAACCCATCGAACGATCCTTTAGCCTCGGCACTATGTCGGGAGCTACGGTTGTGCGCGAAGCCGCTGTTGTGAAAACAAACGTTCCTATTCCGTTCTCATCAGCGGCTATTGTCGGTTGTGGGGTCATGACGGGCGTAGGCTCCGTCATGAATGCAGCCCAGGTCAAACCGGGTCGATCGGTGGTTGTGGTGGGAACGGGGGGCGTTGGGCTGAACGTCATACAAGGCGCACGCATTTCGGGAGCCGGGATGATTATTGCGGTCGACGTTAACCCCAATCGTCTGGAAATGGCTGTTCGCTATGGTGCTACCCACACCATTCTGGCCGACCGGGCCGATAAAGGATTAGCCCAGGCGGTCAGTCAAGTTAAACAGTTAACTGGCGGGCGCGGTGCCGATTATGCGTTCGAATGCACTGCAATTCCCGAACTCGGCGCTGTACCATTGGCGATGGTCCGAAACGCTGGCGTTGCCTGTCAGGTTAGCGGAATTGAGCAGGAAATCAGTATCGACATGAACCTGTTCGAGTGGGACAAAATCTACATCAATCCACTCTACGGAAAATGCCGCCCTGAAATTGACATCCCCATCTTGTTGAATTTATACCAGAAAGGGGACTTAATTCTGGATGATCTCATTACCCGAACTTACTCCCTTCACCAGCTCGACACTGCCTTCGACGATATGCTGAAGGGACGCAATGCCAAAGGCGTACTGGTTTTCTGA
- a CDS encoding LytR/AlgR family response regulator transcription factor: protein MTLSCIAVDDEPLALGLVCAFIEKTPFLQLVGRYSSAVEALQALITTPIDVIFLDIQMPDLTGLELARVLERSNRGAQTTRIIFTTAFDQFALDGFRVDALDYLLKPFNYEEFLRAASKARNYFELVQRPESSPVVAPQTIPIDPSDDYLFLKVEYQLVRVAYNDILYIEGLKDYVKVYRQSDTTKPLLSLTSLKTLEEKLPTKQFMRVHRSFIVALDRINAVTRNSVQIGQTMIPVSDQYKDVFGQFISRWL, encoded by the coding sequence ATGACACTTTCCTGTATTGCGGTAGATGACGAACCGCTGGCTCTGGGCCTTGTCTGTGCGTTCATCGAAAAGACCCCTTTTCTCCAATTAGTCGGCCGATACAGCAGCGCTGTCGAAGCTTTACAGGCATTAATAACGACACCCATAGACGTTATTTTTCTGGATATTCAGATGCCGGATTTAACGGGTCTGGAACTGGCTCGTGTACTGGAACGCAGCAATCGGGGAGCACAAACAACGCGGATCATTTTCACAACCGCCTTCGATCAATTTGCGCTCGATGGGTTCCGGGTTGATGCACTCGATTACCTGCTCAAACCATTCAACTACGAAGAGTTTCTAAGGGCGGCCAGTAAGGCCCGTAATTACTTTGAGCTAGTACAACGTCCTGAATCATCGCCTGTTGTCGCTCCCCAAACCATTCCCATTGACCCTTCGGATGACTATCTGTTCCTGAAGGTAGAGTATCAGTTAGTTCGGGTTGCTTATAATGACATTTTGTATATCGAAGGGCTAAAAGACTACGTAAAAGTCTATCGGCAAAGCGACACTACCAAGCCACTACTCTCGTTAACCAGCCTTAAAACTTTAGAAGAAAAATTACCGACCAAGCAGTTCATGCGCGTGCATCGGTCGTTCATTGTCGCCCTCGACCGAATCAATGCCGTTACGCGCAACTCCGTACAGATTGGCCAAACCATGATTCCGGTTAGCGATCAGTACAAAGACGTTTTCGGTCAGTTCATCAGCCGCTGGTTGTAG
- a CDS encoding STN and carboxypeptidase regulatory-like domain-containing protein has protein sequence MRYVLIFVFLLVNASLFAQSVPPLDRVISVDIRNATIESALHQVSSAGRFEFSYNPDRVNANAVVTLRLVNTPVRDILNRLFQNQVSFKSRGNHVILVRAEAPDPTPKNFLLDGYILDEQTGERIAQVSIFEKTTLASTVSNPFGYYRLRLATDLPAVRLDVRKQAYVGETVLIRSRSTHSLSIRMTPIPARMPLETLPIRITEDTTRSIGTLAAVPVEMPAVSPDTTVQQRPVSVLDQGLTRITRVFVSAQQIIHDANLNRDTLYRDWQVSFLPFIGTNHRLSGRISNRVSVNMLVGYSFGVRAFELGGLMNLVRTDVQGFQAGGLANLVGGKLKGVQLGGLVNYANQNLNGVQIGGLVNTAGLSVDGLQLAGLVNYAHRDVRGWQISGILNRAHRVTLGHQIGLVNIADTVGNVPIGLLSYVRKGGYQSLEVAANEVNLLNVTIRTGMRRLYNILSAGHSFDRVGSPRLSAGYGLGSAFGLSRATFLSVEGTYHHLFYFDKATRNDGWNNQVRLSTLIETKFSPHLSLAFGPSANWYFSNDGTTKPLLQPEVALISGRNDISNATHNWGWVGFQVGLRYSNL, from the coding sequence ATGCGCTATGTTCTCATTTTTGTTTTCCTACTTGTCAATGCCAGCCTTTTTGCTCAATCGGTTCCTCCGCTCGATCGGGTTATTTCGGTAGATATTCGAAATGCCACAATCGAAAGTGCCCTTCATCAGGTTAGTAGCGCCGGACGGTTTGAGTTTTCGTACAATCCAGATCGTGTCAATGCAAACGCTGTAGTGACCTTACGCTTGGTCAATACGCCTGTCCGTGACATACTTAATCGATTGTTTCAGAATCAGGTATCCTTCAAGTCACGAGGCAATCACGTTATCTTGGTTCGGGCTGAAGCGCCTGACCCAACGCCCAAAAACTTCCTGCTCGACGGGTATATTCTGGACGAACAAACGGGCGAACGCATAGCACAGGTCAGTATTTTCGAAAAGACAACCCTGGCGTCGACCGTCAGCAACCCATTTGGTTACTACCGGCTTCGCTTGGCGACCGACTTGCCAGCGGTACGACTGGATGTTCGGAAACAGGCGTATGTGGGCGAAACGGTTTTGATTAGATCGAGAAGTACGCATTCGCTCAGTATCCGAATGACGCCCATACCTGCCCGTATGCCGTTGGAAACGTTGCCCATACGCATCACGGAAGATACAACACGATCAATAGGGACATTGGCTGCTGTGCCGGTTGAAATGCCAGCGGTTTCGCCCGATACAACGGTTCAACAACGACCCGTCTCTGTTCTGGATCAGGGTCTTACACGAATCACGCGCGTTTTTGTTTCCGCTCAACAGATTATTCACGATGCCAACTTAAACCGCGACACACTCTACCGCGATTGGCAGGTGTCGTTTCTACCGTTCATTGGAACTAACCATCGATTGAGCGGACGAATCAGTAATCGTGTTTCCGTGAATATGCTGGTTGGTTATTCATTTGGTGTGCGTGCATTTGAACTAGGCGGTTTAATGAACCTTGTCCGTACGGATGTGCAGGGATTTCAGGCGGGTGGACTGGCTAACCTGGTAGGCGGTAAGCTTAAGGGCGTACAGCTTGGAGGGCTGGTTAACTATGCCAATCAAAACCTGAATGGTGTGCAGATCGGCGGTTTAGTAAACACCGCTGGCTTATCCGTCGACGGGCTTCAACTCGCGGGTTTAGTCAATTATGCGCATCGGGATGTGAGGGGTTGGCAGATTAGCGGTATTTTGAATCGGGCTCATCGCGTAACATTGGGGCATCAGATTGGGCTGGTCAACATTGCCGATACGGTAGGCAACGTTCCAATTGGCTTACTAAGTTATGTGCGTAAAGGCGGTTATCAGAGCCTGGAAGTAGCGGCCAATGAAGTCAATTTACTAAACGTCACGATTCGGACGGGTATGCGAAGACTATACAATATCCTTTCAGCAGGGCACAGTTTCGACCGGGTAGGAAGCCCCCGATTGAGTGCAGGTTATGGGCTTGGAAGCGCCTTTGGCTTATCGCGCGCTACATTCCTTAGTGTAGAAGGAACCTATCATCACCTGTTTTATTTCGATAAAGCGACCAGGAATGACGGCTGGAATAATCAGGTTCGATTGAGTACGCTGATCGAAACAAAATTTAGCCCGCATCTGTCGCTGGCATTCGGACCATCGGCCAACTGGTATTTCAGTAACGATGGAACCACTAAACCATTGCTACAACCTGAGGTGGCCCTTATTTCTGGCCGTAACGACATTTCGAATGCTACGCATAATTGGGGCTGGGTTGGTTTTCAGGTTGGGTTACGGTATAGTAATTTGTAG
- a CDS encoding TonB-dependent receptor domain-containing protein, producing MRKQLILRLLTFGLWSGLAIVQTAYAQFGGPPGGGPGGPGGFGQDNGRKKAEFTGVADDTPKGNGKIAGVLVDSTSGKPVEFATIALMNVKTNKPVDGTTSDAKGAFTLAKLAPGEYRLQYSFIGYKTRDSKSFTIAKGTDINLGSVKLPADVRMLGEVVVTGNAALIEEKVDRLVFNADKDMTAKGGDASDVLKRVPMLSVDLDGNVSLRGSSNIRVLINNKPSTIVAASVADALKQIPADMIKTVEVITSPSAKYDAEGAAGIINIVTKKNTLHGLTLNVDAGAGLRASNLGLNGSYRQGKLGITLGGFGRAMYNHASSTLDQTTTFGGQSVRTSQAGTAFDKPVFGQYTLGFDYDLAKNQSLSANVRYGTRNFVQQQQQLTSTFSDNVLQSITDRDVNRKDLSNSVDMNLDYVRTFKPQQEWSISTQYSRTGLTNNFFADLLNTSTGALTGRQQNLNNNTNQEITIQSDYQTPIRKNQLLEFGGKAIMRQVDSRYQYLVSGSSGELAVDQTNPPGSLNYSQNIGAGYISYTYVTPSKYTFKVGTRYEHTGITATANENTPLNIPDYSNLVPSINVSKGLKGGTTLKAGYNRRIQRPGLQQLNPNVNAANPLTISKGNPNLSPELTDNAEVSLSTTIKKTYLNASVFGRLTNNAITQVRIPGDTAQGFAAGSIITTFQNIGVQRTVGTNIFFNTNLTSKWSLNGGLDGYYMYMQGTTQGTDGKTQLIDNSGISIGGRLMSQLQLDKGWSAQVFSFFRGPSPQLQGTMGSFYMYSLGVRKDLASKRGSIGLAAENFAGNGVTMRTTLNSPTLTQVNVNHLYNANLKVTFTYRIGKMTFEENRRKSRSVSNDDVKGEGGGDGGGQPQAAPAGGGRPK from the coding sequence ATGCGTAAGCAACTTATACTTCGACTTCTAACATTTGGTCTCTGGAGCGGTCTGGCAATTGTTCAGACGGCCTATGCGCAATTTGGCGGCCCTCCAGGTGGTGGCCCCGGCGGACCTGGTGGTTTTGGCCAGGACAATGGACGTAAAAAAGCCGAGTTTACGGGCGTAGCCGACGACACTCCCAAAGGTAATGGCAAGATTGCCGGTGTTCTGGTCGATTCAACTTCCGGGAAACCCGTTGAGTTTGCGACCATCGCTCTCATGAATGTGAAAACCAATAAGCCTGTCGATGGGACAACATCGGATGCGAAAGGGGCTTTCACGCTCGCCAAATTAGCACCGGGCGAGTATCGGCTTCAGTACTCATTTATTGGTTATAAAACCCGCGATTCCAAGTCGTTCACGATTGCGAAAGGAACGGATATCAATCTGGGCTCCGTGAAACTGCCTGCCGATGTTCGCATGCTGGGTGAAGTGGTTGTAACCGGGAACGCTGCGTTGATTGAAGAGAAAGTAGACCGTCTGGTGTTCAATGCCGATAAAGATATGACTGCAAAAGGGGGCGACGCGTCGGATGTATTGAAACGCGTGCCGATGCTGTCGGTCGATCTGGATGGCAACGTGAGTCTACGGGGAAGTTCCAACATTCGGGTATTGATCAATAACAAACCATCGACAATTGTAGCGGCCAGCGTAGCCGATGCGCTTAAGCAAATCCCTGCCGACATGATCAAAACGGTAGAGGTAATTACGAGTCCTTCGGCTAAATACGATGCTGAAGGTGCCGCCGGTATTATCAACATCGTCACGAAAAAGAATACGCTACATGGCTTGACCTTGAATGTGGACGCGGGAGCAGGCCTTCGGGCATCTAACCTGGGCCTGAACGGTTCGTATCGGCAAGGAAAGCTGGGTATTACACTCGGTGGATTTGGTCGGGCAATGTACAACCATGCCTCCTCAACCTTAGATCAGACAACAACGTTTGGCGGGCAATCTGTGCGAACCAGTCAGGCAGGTACCGCCTTCGATAAGCCAGTATTTGGTCAGTATACCTTAGGCTTCGACTATGACCTGGCTAAGAACCAGTCGTTATCGGCCAATGTTCGCTATGGCACCCGCAATTTTGTTCAACAGCAGCAGCAATTGACCAGCACGTTTTCTGACAATGTGCTACAGAGCATAACTGACCGGGATGTAAATCGGAAAGATCTGTCAAACTCGGTCGATATGAATCTGGACTATGTTCGTACATTCAAACCACAGCAGGAGTGGAGTATTTCGACTCAATATAGCCGAACGGGACTGACAAATAATTTCTTCGCCGACCTGCTGAACACCAGTACCGGAGCCCTGACGGGCCGCCAGCAGAACCTGAATAATAATACTAACCAGGAAATAACCATTCAGTCGGACTATCAAACACCGATCCGGAAAAATCAATTACTGGAGTTTGGCGGTAAAGCCATTATGCGTCAGGTAGATAGCCGTTACCAGTATCTGGTAAGTGGTAGCTCAGGAGAACTGGCTGTAGATCAAACAAACCCTCCCGGATCGTTGAACTATAGTCAGAACATTGGCGCGGGCTATATCTCGTATACCTACGTAACACCAAGCAAATACACTTTTAAAGTAGGAACACGCTACGAACATACGGGCATTACAGCTACGGCTAATGAAAATACGCCATTAAATATTCCGGACTATAGCAACCTTGTGCCAAGTATTAACGTATCGAAGGGGTTGAAAGGCGGTACCACACTCAAAGCAGGTTACAATCGACGTATCCAACGGCCGGGTCTGCAACAGCTGAACCCGAACGTCAATGCGGCTAACCCGTTAACGATCTCGAAAGGTAACCCAAATCTGAGCCCCGAATTAACCGATAACGCTGAAGTAAGTTTGAGCACGACCATCAAGAAAACGTACCTGAACGCTTCGGTGTTTGGCCGGTTGACCAACAACGCAATAACGCAGGTTCGTATCCCTGGTGATACGGCACAAGGCTTTGCCGCAGGTTCTATTATTACGACGTTCCAGAATATCGGAGTGCAGCGTACGGTTGGGACGAACATTTTCTTCAACACGAACCTGACATCGAAATGGAGCCTCAACGGTGGCCTGGATGGTTACTATATGTACATGCAGGGCACAACCCAGGGTACTGATGGAAAAACTCAACTTATCGACAATTCTGGCATAAGTATTGGTGGACGATTGATGAGTCAGCTCCAATTGGATAAGGGCTGGAGTGCTCAGGTATTCAGCTTTTTCCGGGGACCAAGCCCACAACTGCAGGGAACGATGGGTAGCTTTTACATGTACTCGCTGGGCGTTCGGAAAGATCTGGCCAGCAAACGGGGCAGCATCGGACTGGCGGCAGAGAACTTTGCGGGTAATGGTGTAACCATGCGCACTACCCTGAATTCTCCGACGCTTACTCAGGTAAACGTTAACCACCTGTACAATGCAAACCTAAAAGTAACGTTCACCTACCGTATCGGTAAAATGACCTTTGAAGAGAATCGCCGGAAGTCGCGCTCGGTAAGTAACGACGATGTGAAAGGTGAAGGTGGTGGCGATGGTGGCGGACAGCCGCAGGCAGCACCTGCGGGTGGTGGACGTCCAAAATAA